A genomic stretch from Anoplolepis gracilipes chromosome 16, ASM4749672v1, whole genome shotgun sequence includes:
- the Jbug gene encoding filamin-A isoform X2 — MQSTEQLRPEQLVGLVARSAEGTAAKGMPIKGHEDLWVEIQANTFRNWVNEHLKHAGDVGGGPVLDLAEDFRDGTRLCALVEVLTKRRLPRWNPRPANQHHHLENVSTALQAIEADGVKLVNIGNVDIVNGNLKLILGLIWSLIVRYQIGKSKFPPRKLMLAWLKAALPECRVNNFTTDWNSGVYLSALLDYCNPGLFPHWRQLDPNDSVYNCRKAMEISKREFDIPMVLEPEYLASPYLDELSGMTYLSYFMKEGSPGFHATLRWVNSQLSHTSIRNFTTDWNDGRALCGIVRNLGGPAPSYEKLDTNPSAWEHNLQMGIDGGKKLGVEPILKAKDMADQNVEHLGVMAYAAYFQWVKPRPQASQQIAVHIDSTSARVQQPAHFKLEMLTKDVNAREVRGEIISPSGRVECRLTWNGIHGKGTFVPTEVGMHKLMVYNDSELVNGCPYYFRVLPPLTKIKSPGMDPCAIGSIVEVLVNSYGTSHDGIDVTAWSPTGRSLPCPVKEKDGVHTATFQPDETGEWSIAITHKGNHIQGGPFTCFVFDPNGIKLLDTDGAMPGQPFSFIVDARGTGGLGDVIIDIVHDKQSIPYRMEDFGHMQYRVSFVPDDVGKYRVYMYFNGSDVRGSPFSIRVGTQKGSRRSKESTSSLERSKVSSLERRMNGLNISATEQTSPTQKLYTSTVYKSISPTQRGYSPIHQASPTYKTTNNYITENSSTSTYHNTSSLNHTRSPNHFNHSPVQRNVQSPSVLKETKDIYGNSAYNHRSPNLQSPTYIKESKDIYSSSTLSRSRSPDASPIGLIKESKDIYNSESLKRSHSPSRSSPYRSTASPVQSPVNRSFSPRTSDKDMSFNKRGSTDNGVVDTSSNVRVSSMKSSSPDYGTGQKYESSQTATRHHGILKNKNNNYYGKSVDTTDGTATHDRYLNNGGSVYVSASSGKTTGSAVATGSALETLPVHRPTTFSVNSDVDPNKVSVTVTGPSGKTVPVQRSKLRGLIYTITADEVGEYIIQILINGQHINGSPFRSQAYNARAIQVGNIPNGVVNQPVEFEIDGSRAGSGNLEILVNGGHVTSFVRALGSQRFLASFVPHEAVTHLVEMTFNGEVIPGSPWRVGIMPAPKMSVIGDSIRLVPAGSLAVFELSALGFSSNEIDVKIITPSKRHISARIDEEPGRSGEFRVEFTPTEVGSHLVEVNIAGQKLPAGPLVAKVYNSSLIQVTDVPSAVVGHACQFRVDASAAGEGQLEISINEGEVPNHVQVVGGGRCLVSFTPEIAKPHYIDIKFNGEAVRGCPFVCNVSDTSRVTLSMNHLELIPVNHPASFHMGVDGSGSAELAVSIRGPNSELPVKVTGDISNGFTAEFIPRDVGVHSISVEYNGYPVNGTPFLAKAFNADNVLIGPVARGSVGQPTHFTVDASQAGEGNLEITISARGQNIPTQVTPQGNARFSVSFVPFEASEHVINIAFNKKTVPGCPIMTRVGGDSHVTVSGQALSSAGLGRQSYLTVSNVAGSLEDLEVNVEGPNGQAVPAQVTDNKDTTCSVAFTPRVVGEHRISVNYRNIPVAGSPFSCKVYDVTAIKVKDAKRGVIGLPVTFLVETSQAGPGNLEVTVNGGRVPTSAQAQGPQTYAISFTPREPIVHTVDLRFNGEDVPGSPFSCQVSDTAKVLITEGLEKVSVNRVATFTIEADASLGTPIVEVLSPTRESLPVHIKQNSHGVYTAGFTPKDVGDHSVEVKLSGSHVEGSPFLVKAYNADKVKVTDINSGVVGKPVFFSINASQAGAGNLEIIVAVNGKNVPNYVQSEGNAKFRVNFKPQEAAVHSLSVRFNGEPVPGSPFSCKVVGAGQAAISGHNLKMGAVKRLMSFTVDPQTPSTNCDVIVTPPSGIALPITIEPIDGKYNVSFVPTEVGRHNISVLIDDESIKGSPFACNIYDVTKVHVSGLTEALLGQATTFTVDAAEAGEGTLELVVSTENNTVKAEVVACARGLYDVTFVPQTTSAHYVNISFNDDNVPGSPFKCPVVTSMLHGPSMIRVGNTAYIDLDMSDLNGPVSAEITGPDGIIIPSTLTKLSSSLYRVEVRTRQVGTYSIIFNDGHKMVSSQTLQAFDPGKVSIKEIADAICHRPATILVIASKEAGPGKLSVNVRAGGADVDSVVREGESGVYEIIFHPTRAAPHKVHIKYNDVHIPGSPLDVTVRGPTGGREVTATGLGLYQSCVGKVTSFTIETLGRPGKEFDVVISGPQGNAVPVRCYQHRDGNLLAEFTTNNVGTYKIDVLHGAKPVLGSPFFCQAFDAAKVKLQELGPMTISVHDHIAFKLMKVDAGMADLDVTATSPSGQEIPLQVTPLNDGAEMIEFSPSVPGTYMINVTYGGCSVPGSPVICTVDAAGQARAKGEGLLSGHVGKPTHFIVTGTRSPPAVQVDGPDSVSKATIEAGANPGTWNVSYVPSEVGMFDVRVVCAGQQLPGSPWHPKIIDTRNLRVIGGWSAVCDDIGRLKLHPSNKISFDTAEAGPGEINGTIGDHPLGFEMTSSNRLKLIPPQISSGEHRLEILFNGTPFPGAPKLAVVQDLEPPMQDSSRVLLKGRGLTSAKCGEEVSFTIDGSQAGNGTPKVQLFSPTNELNVMLQHLGDSVYRASYIPLTPDPLLMTVSWNGRQLKGCPLQINVTSAADASRVICSGDGLKHGIVGQEIRSFIDTRRAGPGELTAHCVGPHKVAYCELYDHGDATFTLNVKPQEPGRHALTIKYAGEHVPGSPFTLRVSGAPDASKVRVYGPGIEHGVLATFQSRFICDTRGAGAGQLTVRVRGPKGAFRVEMQRETQKDRIILCRYDPTEPGDYRVEVRWAGVLVPGSPFPVKIVDTQDELLMLNQSGDNYSTGHHTITSWRGSQAIL; from the exons ATGCAGTCGACCGAACAGCTGCGACCGGAACAGCTGGTGGGCCTGGTGGCCCGCTCAGCCGAGGGCACGGCCGCGAAAGGGATGCCGATCAAGGGCCACGAGGACCTGTGGGTAGAGATTCAGGCCAACACCTTTCGGAACTGGGTGAACGAGCATCTAAAGCACGCCGGCGACGTGGGAGGCGGCCCCGTGTTGGACCTCGCCGAGGACTTTCGAGACGGCACGCGTCTCTGCGCCCTGGTGGAGGTGCTCACGAAACGCCGTCTGCCGCGATGGAACCCACGACCGGCGAATCAACACCATCATCTGGAGAACGTGTCCACGGCGTTACAGGCTATCGAGGCCGATGGCGTCAAGCTCGTAAATATAG GTAACGTAGACATCGTGAACGGCAACCTGAAGCTGATACTAGGCCTCATATGGTCGCTCATCGTGCGATATCAAATCGGCAAGTCCAAGTTCCCGCCGAGGAAACTCATGCTCGCATGGCTCAAG GCTGCTTTGCCGGAATGTAGAGTGAACAATTTCACGACCGACTGGAACTCGGGTGTGTATCTGAGCGCGCTTTTGGATTACTGTAACCCCGGTCTGTTCCCTCATTGGCGGCAACTTGATCCAAATGATAG TGTTTACAACTGTCGCAAAGCCATGGAGATATCGAAACGGGAGTTCGACATTCCCATGGTGCTAGAGCCGGAATATCTGGCGTCGCCGTACTTGGACGAGCTTTCGGGGATGACCTACTTGTCGTACTTTATGAAGGAAGGCTCACCAGGGTTCCACGCAACGCTACGATGGGTCAATTCGCAATTATCACATACCTCGATACGGAACTTCACG ACGGACTGGAACGATGGTAGAGCTCTCTGCGGAATTGTCAGAAATTTGGGTGGTCCGGCGCCATCCTATGAGAAACTCGACACCAACCCATCTGCCTGGGAACATAATTTGCAAATGG GTATCGACGGTGGTAAGAAACTTGGTGTGGAACCAATCTTGAAAGCGAAAGATATGGCGGACCAGAACGTGGAGCATTTAGGTGTGATGGCGTACGCGGCATACTTTCAATGGGTGAAGCCTCGCCCTCAAGCAAGCCAACAGATCGCTGTGCACATCGATAGCACATCCGCCCGAGTGCAACAGCCG GCCCACTTTAAACTAGAGATGCTCACCAAAGATGTAAATGCGAGAGAGGTGCGCGGTGAAATAATCAGTCCCAGCGGACGCGTGGAATGTAGACTTACCTGGAACGGAATTCACGGCAAAGGCACCTTCGTACCTACGGAAGTTGGTATGCACAAG TTAATGGTGTACAATGATAGCGAGCTGGTGAACGGGTGTCCCTATTATTTTAGAGTTCTACCGCCTCTAACGAAAATCAAATCCCCGGGCATGGATCCTTGCGCCATAGGATCTATCGTTGAAGTTCTAGTCAACAGTTACG GAACTAGTCATGATGGTATTGATGTGACCGCATGGTCTCCGACCGGCAGATCTCTGCCATGTCCCGTTAAAGAAAAAGACGGGGTTCATACGGCGACCTTCCAGCCCGACGAAACGGGAGAATGGAGCATTGCGATAACGCATAAAGGAAATCACATACAAGGCGGTCCCTTCACTTGTTTTGTGTTTGATCCTAATGGAATTAAG CTCTTGGATACCGACGGTGCCATGCCCGGACAACCATTCTCCTTCATCGTCGATGCGCGGGGAACCGGCGGGCTCGGTGATGTAATTATCGACATCGTCCACGATAAGCAATCGATACCCTACAGGATGGAAGATTTTGGACACATGCAGTATCGAGTGTCCTTTGTACCAGACGACGTTGGCAAGTACCGCGTGTACATGTACTTTAACGGCTCAGATGTGCGCGGTTCACCATTCTCTATACGAGTGGGCACGCAGAAAGGTTCACGGAGATCGAAGGAATCTACTTCCAGTCTAGAGCGATCCAAAGTGTCTTCCCTGGAACGCCGAATGAACGGGCTAAATATTTCTGCGACGGAACAGACAAGTCCGACtcagaaattatatacgtCTACCGTATATAAATCCATTAGTCCAACACAGCGTGGTTATTCGCCGATTCATCAGGCTAGCCCGACCTACAAGACGACAAACAATTACATCACCGAAAACTCCAGCACGTCGACCTATCACAACACCAGTTCGTTGAATCACACCCGTTCACCGAATCATTTCAATCACAGTCCTGTACAAAGGAACGTGCAAAGCCCGTCGGTGCTGAAGGAGACAAAGGATATTTATGGCAACAGCGCGTATAACCATAGATCGCCAAATCTGCAGAGTCCTACTTATATCAAGGAATCCAAGGATATTTATTCGTCTAGTACACTAAGTAGATCGCGATCGCCGGATGCAAGTCCGATAGGACTTATCAAAGAGTCCAAAGATATTTACAACTCGGAATCTCTGAAGAGGTCGCACTCGCCGTCGCGCTCGAGTCCGTATCGCAGCACCGCAAGTCCTGTCCAGAGTCCTGTAAACCGCAGTTTCAGTCCAAGGACCAGCGACAAGGACATGTCATTTAACAAACGTGGATCAACGGACAACGGCGTTGTGGATACCAGCAGCAACGTACGGGTGTCTTCGATG AAATCTTCAAGTCCTGATTATGGCACTGGACAAAAGTACGAAAGTAGTCAGACGGCCACTCGTCATCACGGCATCCTAAAGAACAAGAACAACAACTACTATGGCAAGAGCGTAGATACGACGGATGGTACCGCGACGCACGATAGATACTTGAATAACGGCGGTTCCGTTTATGTATCCGCGTCATCTGGCAAAACGACAGGCTCGGCCGTCGCCACCGGAAGCGCCCTGGAAACGCTGCCGGTACATAGGCCAACCACTTTCAGCGTCAACTCCGATGTGGATCCCAATAAGGTGTCCGTCACCGTTACCG GTCCCAGCGGCAAGACCGTACCGGTACAAAGATCGAAATTGCGTGGCTTGATATACACTATCACTGCTGATGAGGTTGGCGAATACATCATCCAAATCCTGATAAATGGCCAGCATATCAATGGATCGCCCTTCAG ATCGCAAGCGTATAATGCTCGAGCTATACAAGTTGGGAACATCCCAAACGGAGTGGTAAACCAACCGGTGGAATTCGAAA TTGACGGTTCGAGAGCCGGCTCGGGAAACTTGGAGATCCTCGTGAACGGAGGACACGTTACGAGTTTCGTGAGAGCACTAGGTAGTCAGCGCTTCCTGGCATCGTTTGTACCACACGAAGCGGTTACGCACTTGGTCGAGATGACGTTCAACGGGGAAGTCATCCCTG GTTCACCTTGGCGAGTTGGCATCATGCCTGCACCGAAGATGTCAGTGATCGGTGATTCAATCAGGCTGGTCCCTGCTGGTAGTCTTGCTGTCTTCGAGCTGTCTGCATTAGGCTTCAGCAGCAATGAGattgatgttaaaattataa CACCTTCAAAGAGACACATTTCCGCGAGAATAGACGAAGAGCCAGGACGATCCGGTGAATTTCGCGTCGAGTTTACGCCAACTGAAGTAGGCAGTCATCTCGTGGAAGTGAACATCGCGGGACAGAAGCTACCGGCAGGACCTCTCGTCGCCAAGGTGTATAATAGTAGTCTGATCCAAGTTACTGATGTACCTAGTGCCGTAGTTGGCCATGCCTGTCAATTCAGAG TGGATGCCAGCGCTGCAGGAGAAGGCCAGCTAGAAATTTCTATAAACGAAGGAGAAGTACCTAATCATGTTCAAGTAGTAGGTGGTGGTCGTTGTCTCGTATCTTTCACTCCCGAAATTGCCAAGCCTCACtacattgatataaaatttaatggagAAGCAGTACGTGGATGTCCCTTTGTCTGTAATGTGTCGGACACAAGCAGAGTTACGCTGAGCATGAATCATTTAGAATTAATTCCAGTCAATCATCCTGCCAGCTTTCATATGGGAGTCGACGGAAGCGGCAGTGCGGAGCTAGCGGTTTCCATAAGGG GACCAAACAGCGAATTGCCAGTTAAAGTCACTGGTGACATAAGTAACGGTTTTACCGCCGAATTTATACCAAGGGACGTGGGTGTACATTCGATTAGCGTAGAATACAACGGTTATCCCGTAAATGGCACACCGTTTTTAGCAAAAGCGTTTAACGCGGATAATGTGCTAATTGGACCTGTAGCTAGAGGCAGTGTTGGTCAACCAACCCACTTTACTG TCGATGCGAGTCAAGCTGGTGAAGGAAATTTGGAAATCACGATATCGGCTCGCGGCCAAAATATACCGACACAAGTAACGCCGCAAGGAAATGCGCGGTTCTCCGTTAGTTTTGTACCGTTTGAGGCGTCCGAGCACGTTATCAATATAGCCTTCAATAAAAAAACCGTGCCCGGTTGCCCTATAATGACGCGCGTGGGTGGCGACAGTCATGTAACTGTGAGTGGGCAGGCACTAAGCAGCGCTGGATTAGGACGGCAAAGCTATTTGACAGTCAGTAACGTTGCCGGTAGCTTGGAAGACTTAGAAGTTAATGTTGAAG GACCCAATGGACAGGCCGTACCTGCTCAGGTCACCGACAACAAAGACACAACATGCAGCGTGGCGTTTACACCAAGAGTCGTCGGTGAGCACCGAATATCGGTGAACTACCGGAACATCCCGGTGGCCGGCAGTCCATTCAGCTGTAAGGTGTATGATGTTACTGCGATTAAAGTGAAGGATGCGAAGCGCGGTGTCATTGGATTGCCTGTAACTTTTCTGG TTGAGACCAGTCAGGCGGGACCGGGTAATTTGGAGGTCACTGTCAATGGCGGACGAGTACCAACGTCAGCTCAGGCGCAAGGTCCTCAAACGTACGCGATCTCATTCACACCTCGAGAACCGATCGTACACACGGTTGACTTGCGATTTAATGGCGAGGATGTACCTGGTAGTCCGTTTAGTTGTCAg gtcAGTGATACAGCAAAAGTGTTAATAACCGAGGGACTTGAGAAAGTATCTGTGAATCGTGTCGCGACCTTTACAATAGAAGCCGACGCGTCTCTCGGTACGCCCATTGTTGAAGTGCTCTCACCTACTAGAGAGAGTTTACCTGTACACATCAAACAAAACAGTCACGGCGTCTACACCGCCGGATTTACTCCAAAGGATGTTG GTGATCACAGCGTCGAAGTAAAGCTCAGTGGATCGCACGTGGAAGGCAGCCCGTTTCTTGTCAAGGCTTATAACGCTGATAAAGTCAAAGTAACGGATATAAATAGTGGAGTCGTCGGCAAACCAGTGTTTTTCAGCa TTAATGCCAGTCAAGCTGGAGCTGGAAATTTGGAAATTATAGTAGCAGTAAACGGCAAAAATGTTCCAAATTATGTGCAAAGTGAGGGTAATGCAAAATTCAGGGTCAATTTTAAGCCACAAGAAGCCGCTGTACATAGTCTTAGTGTTCGTTTCAATGGAGAGCCAGTTCCAG gTTCACCGTTCAGCTGTAAAGTAGTTGGTGCTGGTCAAGCAGCAATTTCTGGTCATAATCTGAAGATGGGTGCAGTGAAACGATTGATGTCCTTCACTGTAGATCCACAGACTCCGTCCACGAATTGCGACGTTATCGTAACGCCACCATCGGGTATTGCCCTGCCTATCACTATCGAGCCTATCGATGGCAAATACAATGTGAGCTTTGTGCCTACAGAAGTCGGCAGGCACAATATCAGCGTCCTGATAGACGATGAATCGATTAAAGGCTCTCCGTTTGCTTGCAATATATACGATGTGACTAAG GTGCACGTGTCTGGCCTCACGGAAGCATTACTGGGTCAGGCAACCACATTTACCGTCGACGCCGCGGAAGCCGGCGAGGGAACGCTAGAACTGGTAGTAAGCACGGAAAACAACACCGTTAAAGCCGAGGTGGTGGCCTGCGCACGTGGACTGTATGACGTTACATTCGTGCCACAGACAACAAGTGCGCATTATGTTAATATCAGTTTCAATGATGATAACGTACCAG GGAGTCCATTTAAATGTCCCGTGGTTACCAGCATGCTACACGGTCCATCGATGATCCGTGTCGGTAATACAGCTTATATAGATCTGGATATGTCCGACTTGAATGGTCCTGTATCAGCGGAAATTAcag GTCCGGACGGTATAATTATCCCTTCCACGTTAACGAAGTTATCATCCAGTTTATATCGTGTGGAAGTTCGGACCCGACAGGTTGGaacatatagtataatattcaATGACGGACACAAGATGGTCAGTTCGCAAACGCTTCAAGCTTTTGATCCCGGGAAAGTTTCCATCAAAGAAATAGCAGACGCGATTTGTCATCGACCTGCAACTATTTTAG TTATCGCATCAAAGGAGGCTGGTCCCGGAAAATTATCGGTCAATGTACGTGCAGGCGGCGCGGATGTTGACAGTGTAgtgagagaaggagaaagcgGCGTTTATGAGATCATATTCCATCCGACACGCGCTGCGCCTCACAAAGTTCACATAAAATACAACGATGTCCATATTCCTG GCAGTCCATTGGATGTGACGGTACGTGGTCCTACTGGAGGACGAGAAGTAACAGCGACAGGATTGGGTCTGTATCAATCATGCGTTGGGAAAGTAACATCTTTTACTATCGAAACTCTCGGACGTCCTGGCAAGGAGTTTGATGTCGTTATCAGCGGTCCACAGGGTAACGCTGTACCCGTACGTTGTTATCAGCATCGTGACGGCAATCTACTCGCCGAATTTACAACGAATAACGTCG GTACTTACAAAATCGATGTGCTTCACGGTGCAAAACCAGTGTTGGGTTCACCATTCTTTTGCCAAGCTTTTGACGCTGCTAAGGTGAAACTTCAGGAGTTAGGTCCCATGACGATTTCAGTTCACGATCACATCGCATTTAAAC TGATGAAAGTCGACGCCGGCATGGCTGATTTGGACGTGACGGCGACGAGTCCATCGGGTCAGGAGATCCCGCTGCAAGTCACTCCTCTCAACGACGGCGCCGAGATGATTGAGTTTTCGCCTAGTGTGCCCGGCACCTATATGATCAACGTCACTTACG GCGGATGCTCTGTACCTGGAAGTCCAGTGATATGCACTGTAGATGCAGCCGGACAAGCTCGCGCAAAAGGTGAAGGATTGCTGAGTGGTCACGTGGGTAAACCGACGCACTTTATCGTCACCGGCACGAGAAGTCCGCCAGCGGTTCAG GTGGATGGACCAGATAGTGTTTCCAAGGCTACCATCGAAGCGGGCGCTAATCCGGGTACGTGGAATGTGTCTTACGTACCATCTGAAGTCGGAATGTTCGACGTGAGAGTCGTCTGCGCTGGACAGCAGCTGCCGGGATCCCCGTGGCATCCGAAAATCATAGACACGCGGAATCTTCGCGTTATcg GTGGCTGGTCCGCTGTATGCGACGATATCGGGCGATTGAAACTGCATCCCTCAAATAAGATCAGTTTCGACACCGCAGAGGCTGGACCTGGTGAGATCAATGGAACTATCGGCGATCATCCTCTCGGTTTTGAAATGACGTCTAGCAACAGATTGAAGCTCATTCCACCGCAGATAAGCAGCGGTGAACATCGCCTGGAGATACTGTTCAATGGTACACCGTTTCCCGGTGCACCGAAACTCGCGGTCGTCCAGGACTTGGAG CCACCGATGCAGGATTCGAGTCGAGTGTTGCTCAAAGGACGAGGATTGACATCGGCCAAATGTGGCGAAGAAGTCAGTTTCACTATTGATGGTTCTCAAGCCGGTAACGGAACTCCAAAAGTACAATTGTTCTCGCCTACAAACGAACTTAACGTCATGTTACAACATCTAg GTGACAGCGTTTATCGCGCAAGTTATATACCATTAACGCCGGATCCGCTCTTGATGACGGTGTCGTGGAACGGAAGACAGCTAAAAGGTTGTCCATTGCAAATTAATGTCACAAGCGCGGCCGATGCATCTAGGGTTATCTGTTCCGGAGATGGACTGAAGCACGGTATCGTCGGGCAAGAGATACGAAGTTTCATCGATACCAGAAGAGCTGGACCAG GCGAGTTAACGGCGCATTGCGTCGGGCCACACAAAGTAGCATACTGCGAGTTGTACGATCACGGCGATGCCACTTTCACATTGAACGTGAAACCACAAGAACCAGGTCGACACGCGCTAACGATTAAATACGCTGGAGAACACGTTCCCGGTTCTCCGTTTACGTTGCGTGTCTCTGGAGCCCCGGATGCTTCAAAG GTTCGCGTTTACGGACCGGGAATCGAACACGGTGTGCTGGCGACGTTCCAGTCGCGATTTATTTGTGACACGCGAGGCGCCGGTGCTGGTCAGCTCACGGTGAGAGTACGAGGACCTAAGGGAGCGTTTAGAGTGGAGATGCAACGGGAAACTCAAAAAGACCGGATCATTCTCTGCAGATATGATCCGACAGAACCCGGGGATTATAGAGTGGAAGTTCGTTGGGCTGGTGTCCTGGTGCCAGGATCTCCGTTCCCCGTTAAAATTGTCGACACGCAGGACGAATTGTTAATGCTTAATCag AGCGGAGATAATTATTCAACGGGCCATCATACTATCACATCGTGGCGTGGATCGCAAGCTATATTATAG